A stretch of the Vitis riparia cultivar Riparia Gloire de Montpellier isolate 1030 chromosome 13, EGFV_Vit.rip_1.0, whole genome shotgun sequence genome encodes the following:
- the LOC117929006 gene encoding GDSL esterase/lipase At5g03610-like → MEKLIFSLFLALPLIFTEAHVPGGGFTKLFVFGDSYVDTGNGGRQATSWKKPYGIIFPGKPTGRYSDGRVFTDYIASWMGIRSPIPYRWRKMGKKVQGHGMNFAYGGSGVFDTLVKAPNMTTQINLFQQVLEEKLYTKRDIKSSIALVSLAGNDYAAYLAGNGTIQSLPAFTTYLIRQLSLNLKHIHGMGVRKVAVMAIQPLGCLPQVSALTSYPNCSVTGNSIAKFHNQILEKSVQKLNKETKDSVYIKLDIYTAFMAAMKSQEYHPGTSKFEDPLKQCCRGVNSAYSCGDVDKNGAYKYVVCKKPNSAFFWDGVHPTQAGWDAVFSALKSSLHILLG, encoded by the exons ATGGAGAAGttgatattttccttatttctgGCGCTACCTTTAATTTTTACAGAAGCTCATGTTCCCGGTGGAGGGTTCACCAAGCTTTTCGTTTTCGGGGACTCGTATGTCGACACTGGGAACGGCGGGAGGCAAGCTACTTCGTGGAAGAAACCATATGGGATCATTTTTCCTGGGAAGCCGACTGGCCGCTACTCAGACGGCCGTGTCTTCACTGATTACATAG CTTCATGGATGGGTATACGGTCTCCCATTCCTTACCGATGGAGAAAAATGGGGAAGAAAGTGCAAGGACATGGAATGAATTTTGCGTATGGAGGGAGCGGCGTCTTTGACACACTGGTCAAGGCACCAAACATGACCACTCAAATCAACCTTTTTCAACAGGTCCTTGAGGAGAAACTCTATACCAAACGTGACATTAAGTCATCCATTGCTCTGGTATCCTTGGCTGGCAATGATTATGCTGCATACCTTGCTGGAAATGGCACCATCCAG AGTTTGCCAGCATTCACCACATATCTTATTAGACAGCTTAGCTTGAATCTGAAACATATTCATGGCATGGGAGTGCGAAAAGTGGCAGTAATGGCGATACAGCCTCTGGGATGTTTGCCTCAAGTATCTGCCTTAACTTCCTATCCGAACTGCAGTGTTACTGGGAACTCAATCGCAAAGTTTCACAACCAAATACTGGAGAAATCAGTGCAGAAGTTGAACAAGGAAACCAAGGATTCTGTGTATATAAAACTGGATATCTATACCGCTTTTATGGCTGCAATGAAGAGTCAAGAATACCATCCAG gGACTTCAAAGTTTGAGGATCCACTGAAGCAGTGTTGTAGAGGTGTAAACAGTGCATACTCGTGCGGTGATGTAGACAAGAATGGGGCTTACAAATACGTGGTATGCAAGAAACCCAATTCAGCATTCTTTTGGGATGGTGTGCACCCTACACAAGCAGGTTGGGATGCAGTTTTCTCAGCTTTAAAATCTTCCCTCCACATCCTTTTGGGATGA